The following coding sequences lie in one Candidatus Poribacteria bacterium genomic window:
- a CDS encoding IS3 family transposase — translation MVISLLYYQSKSDPSDEVSLRDKIHRLASRYPTYGYRRITEMLVRMGYTVGYRRVARLMKADFSKKTCLNFTELRP, via the coding sequence GTGGTCATTAGTCTTCTCTATTATCAATCCAAAAGCGACCCCTCTGATGAGGTTTCCCTACGTGATAAGATACACCGGTTAGCCTCACGTTATCCGACATACGGGTATAGGCGTATCACCGAGATGCTCGTGCGCATGGGATACACTGTCGGTTATCGACGTGTTGCCCGATTGATGAAAGCAGATTTCAGCAAAAAAACTTGTCTTAACTTTACGGAATTGCGGCCCTAA
- a CDS encoding Rpn family recombination-promoting nuclease/putative transposase produces the protein MGNQGIIVPSGLQNLYYTQRTGVILLVEVFGGPVPRRDEDGVVLETDVEEILSFLGEPLRTFPDRSAKWLLANSDNLRELLQIIGSDIVNALDFSQVQRVNTTFIADNLREQESDLVFLVPFQGVDQTEVMIYILLEHQSTPDPSMGFRLLFYMCQIWDQQRQKWLAEKIPKREWRFRPIIPVVFYTGQQEWQSLPVSLETLMDVPQALLRFIPKFETLFLGIGAEPDATFLKTGHPLGWLLTLLKRQDAEPAVFIEALERFGEHLGTLSAEDSAETWKQAIYFLHLLIFHKRSSEEREMLEQILSEHQETFGLTKQEAELMQTLAEHYLQQGIEQGIEQGIEQGIERGARETTIENTIATLTTRFTDVDVNRLKSSLEMIVDLDRLKQLNLNASLVSSFRDFQEALDRTSTRKRTNT, from the coding sequence ATGGGAAATCAGGGTATAATAGTTCCAAGCGGACTGCAAAATCTTTATTATACGCAGCGCACGGGTGTTATTCTTTTGGTGGAAGTCTTTGGGGGACCGGTCCCGAGGCGCGATGAGGACGGTGTTGTGTTAGAAACAGATGTTGAGGAAATCTTAAGTTTCTTAGGAGAACCGTTGCGAACGTTCCCCGACCGGAGTGCGAAATGGCTCTTGGCAAATAGCGACAACCTCCGGGAGTTGCTTCAGATCATCGGCAGTGACATCGTCAACGCCTTGGATTTTAGTCAGGTTCAACGCGTCAATACCACCTTTATCGCCGATAATCTCCGAGAACAAGAATCGGACCTGGTGTTTCTGGTGCCTTTTCAGGGTGTTGATCAAACAGAGGTGATGATCTACATTCTGCTTGAACATCAATCCACGCCGGACCCTTCGATGGGGTTTCGGTTGCTGTTTTATATGTGTCAGATTTGGGATCAACAGCGGCAAAAGTGGCTTGCTGAGAAGATTCCGAAGCGGGAGTGGCGTTTCCGTCCGATCATTCCAGTGGTGTTTTACACAGGGCAACAAGAATGGCAGTCGCTCCCGGTCTCCCTGGAAACATTGATGGATGTTCCGCAGGCACTGCTACGTTTTATCCCGAAGTTTGAGACGCTTTTTCTGGGTATCGGTGCCGAACCGGATGCGACTTTTCTCAAGACGGGTCATCCGTTGGGTTGGCTTCTGACGCTCCTGAAACGTCAAGACGCTGAGCCTGCGGTTTTTATAGAAGCGTTAGAGCGATTCGGTGAACATCTCGGCACCCTGAGTGCTGAAGACAGCGCGGAAACCTGGAAGCAGGCGATTTACTTTCTTCATCTTCTCATCTTCCATAAGCGTTCAAGTGAAGAACGCGAGATGTTAGAGCAGATTCTCTCTGAGCACCAGGAAACTTTCGGACTCACGAAACAGGAGGCAGAACTCATGCAGACTTTGGCAGAACATTATCTACAACAAGGCATAGAGCAAGGTATTGAGCAAGGCATAGAGCAAGGCATAGAACGCGGTGCGCGCGAAACGACGATTGAGAACACCATAGCAACCCTAACAACGCGATTCACTGATGTGGATGTCAATCGCCTCAAATCGTCTCTTGAAATGATTGTTGACCTTGACCGCTTGAAGCAGTTGAACCTGAACGCTTCATTGGTGTCGAGTTTTCGTGATTTCCAAGAAGCATTGGACCGGACATCAACCCGGAAACGGACCAACACATAA